Below is a genomic region from Virgibacillus dokdonensis.
AGTTAACAATAATTTTTTCATATTTATAACTCCTTTTACTATTTTATCCAACTATTACAACAAAGAATTCTTTATAAGAAACATCATAACATACATTGAAAAATAAACTCACTCCCTCGCTCCTATCTATGTAATGAACGAGTTGCTTGCAGAAAAAGTAAAATAATTACCGAATGAAACGAAAAATTGCTATTGACAATGAAAACGAAATCATCTTACCTTGCTCAAATTATGATAGTTAAATATAATGTTATACATGGGAGAAAAAGGGGGAATATGTATGATTTCGTCAACTTGGAATTGGATGTGGGAGAAACATGACGAATTAAAATCTTTTTTTACATTTTTTGTCCAAGCTAATTCCTCTAGATTATCAACTGGTAGATCCATAGACCCTTTCGATAGTCTAGTAGGAAACAATAATGATCCGGGGAAAAATCGTAACTATAAGCCTGGGCAGCTTATTGGTTTAATTGCAGGTCCATTATTATTTACCATCACTTTATTATTCTTTTCACCTGAAGATTTATCTCAACAGGGATTAGCCGTTTTAGCTAGTACGATTTGGGTTGCAATTTGGTGGATGACCGAAGCAATCCCCATTCCAGCAACTTCTTTATTACCAATAATTTTATTTCCTTTAACAGGTGGCTTAGATATTGGTACTACTACATCTTCCTATGGAAGCGATACCATATTTTTGTTTATGGGTGGTTTTATGATAGCGCTAGCAATGGAAAAATGGAATCTACATAGGAGAATTGCACTATCCATTATTTCTGTAATTGGTACGAACACGAACCGTATTATTCTAGGATTCATGGTTGCAACTGGTTTTTTATCCATGTGGATTTCTAACACTGCTACAGCAATGATGATGGTTCCTATTGGTTTAGCTATTATTTACCAAATTTCAGACGCCTTAAAAGACGATCCTTCCATCGACACATCTAAAGAGAACTTTGCTTTTGGAAAGGCTCTCATGCTGAGTATTGCATATTCAGCATCTGTTGGAGGTATTGCTACATTAATAGGAACACCTCCTAACGCAGCATTAGCAGGCGTCATTAATAAAATGTATGGAATAGAGCTATCTTTTGCGAAGTGGATGTTATTTGGCGTGCCAATCGCATGGGTGTTTATTTTTATCATTTGGTTCTACCTAATTAAAATAGCTTACCCATTAAAACTAAAACAGCTTCCTGGTGGCAAAGCATTGATTCATCAAGAAAAGCAAAAGCTTGGGAAACCTTCCGCTGAGGAAAAGGCTGTTTTCACTGTATTTATTCTAGCAGCTTTGGCTTGGATTACTCGTTCATTTTTACTTGTTCAAATTAACCCTAATATAAATGATGCGATTATCGCTATGAGCGCAGCTATCCTTTTGTTTTTGCTACCCTCCAAAAATTATAAAGACACGTTTCTATTAGATTGGAATACAGCTGTGAAGCTACCATGGGGAATCTTGTTATTATTTGGGGGCGGTTTAGCAGTAGCAGCAGGATTTACGCAGTCTGGCCTTTCTGAATGGATCGGAAATCAATTAACTGCATTGCAAGGTATTCATATTTTTATTGTATTGCTAGTTGTTGCAGGACTAGTCATATTCTTAACAGAGATTACTTCCAATACCGCAACAGCAAATATGATGTACCCTATCATGGCGGCGCTCGCTTTAGCTCTAGGAGTCCATCCATTCGTAGTCATGATCGCTGCTGGTGTAGCTTCATCTTGTGC
It encodes:
- a CDS encoding SLC13 family permease, whose translation is MISSTWNWMWEKHDELKSFFTFFVQANSSRLSTGRSIDPFDSLVGNNNDPGKNRNYKPGQLIGLIAGPLLFTITLLFFSPEDLSQQGLAVLASTIWVAIWWMTEAIPIPATSLLPIILFPLTGGLDIGTTTSSYGSDTIFLFMGGFMIALAMEKWNLHRRIALSIISVIGTNTNRIILGFMVATGFLSMWISNTATAMMMVPIGLAIIYQISDALKDDPSIDTSKENFAFGKALMLSIAYSASVGGIATLIGTPPNAALAGVINKMYGIELSFAKWMLFGVPIAWVFIFIIWFYLIKIAYPLKLKQLPGGKALIHQEKQKLGKPSAEEKAVFTVFILAALAWITRSFLLVQINPNINDAIIAMSAAILLFLLPSKNYKDTFLLDWNTAVKLPWGILLLFGGGLAVAAGFTQSGLSEWIGNQLTALQGIHIFIVLLVVAGLVIFLTEITSNTATANMMYPIMAALALALGVHPFVVMIAAGVASSCAFMLPVATPPNAVVFGSGYLRIPDMVKAGVALNIIGSILVTVAIYFLLPILWGINITEVPDFVK